One Candidatus Marsarchaeota archaeon genomic window carries:
- the dnaJ gene encoding molecular chaperone DnaJ: MAKDYYDILGVKKNASGDEIKQAYRKLAMQYHPDRNKSPDAEEKFKEINEAYAVLSDPEKRKQYDTFGPEQFNRRYTEEDIFRGFDFQDIFRNMGFDVGGAGGFSGFGNIDDIFDSLFNTGSRGGSRGNDILAKVSISLEDAVRGATKQILVRHITACDRCNGTGAEPGSSMVQCPTCRGHGQVTATRRTPFGVMQTITTCPTCNGTGKIPEKKCKKCSGTGRIQKEEHIDVSIPRGVDSGTRLRLKGMGDYGDSHRGDLYIDIEVKSDPRFKREGDNLATAVRIPFYTAILGGKVEVPTLSGSKEITVSPGTQNGDTIILKGEGVPRFNRSGSGDEIIRIAIDMPKRLTQEQEEILRRYMETEGKDSQDKRKRFWK; this comes from the coding sequence ATGGCAAAAGATTACTATGACATACTGGGCGTGAAGAAGAATGCCAGCGGAGATGAGATTAAGCAGGCATACAGGAAGCTTGCGATGCAGTACCATCCTGACAGGAACAAAAGCCCGGACGCCGAAGAGAAATTCAAGGAGATAAACGAGGCATACGCCGTGCTAAGCGATCCTGAGAAGCGCAAGCAGTACGACACGTTCGGCCCGGAGCAATTTAACCGCAGATATACCGAGGAAGACATATTCAGGGGCTTCGACTTCCAGGACATATTCAGGAACATGGGATTTGACGTTGGCGGAGCAGGCGGCTTCTCGGGCTTTGGAAACATCGACGACATTTTTGACAGCCTTTTCAACACAGGCTCGCGAGGCGGCTCCCGCGGCAACGACATACTTGCAAAGGTGAGCATAAGCCTGGAGGACGCAGTGAGGGGCGCAACCAAGCAGATACTGGTAAGGCACATAACTGCATGCGACAGGTGCAATGGCACAGGCGCGGAGCCTGGGTCAAGCATGGTGCAGTGCCCCACATGCAGGGGCCACGGCCAGGTTACTGCGACCAGGCGCACGCCATTTGGCGTAATGCAGACGATAACGACATGCCCCACATGCAACGGCACTGGCAAAATCCCTGAGAAAAAGTGCAAGAAGTGCTCAGGCACTGGCAGGATCCAAAAAGAGGAGCACATTGACGTTTCAATACCAAGGGGCGTCGACAGCGGCACAAGGCTGAGGCTCAAAGGAATGGGCGATTATGGCGATTCGCATAGGGGCGACCTGTACATAGACATAGAGGTAAAGTCTGACCCAAGGTTTAAGCGCGAAGGTGACAATTTAGCAACTGCAGTCCGCATACCGTTTTATACCGCAATCCTTGGCGGCAAGGTAGAAGTGCCCACACTGTCGGGCAGCAAGGAGATAACTGTAAGCCCCGGCACGCAGAACGGGGACACCATAATCCTGAAAGGCGAGGGCGTGCCGCGATTCAACCGCTCAGGCTCAGGCGATGAGATAATACGCATTGCAATAGACATGCCAAAAAGGCTAACACAGGAACAGGAGGAGATACTGCGCAGGTACATGGAAACTGAGGGAAAGGATTCCCAGGATAAAAGGAAACGCTTTTGGAAATAG